The proteins below come from a single Eubacterium limosum genomic window:
- a CDS encoding ABC transporter ATP-binding protein — MKLILTKIKEHLGLFLTAIFFLTVESLSDLLQPTLMSHIVDDGVKNQDVGTVLYFGGIMLGVAFIGAAGAVIRNNLSVRTSQQIGKELRSELYQKIQSFSFENIDRFHPASLITRITNDVTQIQNFINGTMRILVKAPITCIGAIILIVTQTPRQIPMIVVILVISTLLIAGNMRFGYPRFVRLQRRLDRLNSVSREFLTSIRVVKAFGREDYETGRFSTAAEELAASGISATRVTAVFGPMINLTVNIGIVVLLWLGGTGGQQDVGKLMASVNYMTQVLFALSMVSNILNTMVRATASAERVQEVLSEKPAMREPEMPIAERPDGSVAFENVSFSYIHSPEKSLDNVSFSLESGQVLGIIGATGSGKSTLVSLIPRFYDVIGGRVLVGGRDVRNQKTSELREAIGMVPQKSLLFSGTIRDNLKWGDPDADDRALDAVAHAACADEFINSFSKGYDTVLGQGGVNLSGGQKQRLSIARALIRHPAILVMDDSTSALDATTEAVVMNRIQEYARGTTVILISQRIASVMRADKILCMDEGRVSGLGPHEALMAESPVYREIYKSQIGDDEHASR; from the coding sequence ATGAAGCTGATCTTAACCAAAATCAAAGAACATCTGGGACTGTTTCTCACCGCCATCTTTTTCTTGACGGTCGAGTCCCTCAGCGACCTTCTCCAGCCTACGCTCATGTCCCATATTGTCGACGACGGTGTGAAAAACCAGGACGTGGGCACAGTGCTCTATTTTGGGGGCATTATGCTGGGGGTAGCCTTTATAGGGGCGGCGGGCGCAGTGATCCGAAACAATCTTTCCGTCCGCACTTCCCAGCAGATTGGAAAGGAGCTCCGCTCAGAGCTATACCAGAAAATCCAGTCCTTTTCCTTTGAAAATATCGACCGATTTCACCCTGCCTCGCTGATCACCCGCATCACCAACGACGTCACCCAGATCCAGAATTTTATCAATGGGACCATGCGTATTCTGGTCAAGGCGCCCATTACCTGTATCGGCGCCATTATCCTCATTGTAACCCAGACGCCGAGACAGATCCCTATGATTGTGGTTATCCTGGTCATCTCGACTCTGCTCATCGCCGGGAATATGCGCTTTGGCTACCCGAGATTTGTCCGTCTTCAGCGCAGGCTGGACCGCCTGAACAGCGTAAGCCGCGAATTTTTGACCTCCATAAGGGTCGTCAAGGCCTTTGGGCGAGAGGATTATGAGACCGGCCGTTTTAGCACTGCCGCTGAGGAGCTGGCAGCGTCTGGCATTTCAGCCACCCGGGTGACCGCGGTGTTTGGGCCGATGATTAACCTGACGGTCAACATTGGAATTGTGGTGCTGCTGTGGCTGGGCGGCACCGGAGGACAGCAGGATGTGGGAAAGCTTATGGCCTCAGTTAATTACATGACTCAGGTGCTCTTTGCCCTGTCCATGGTTTCCAATATCCTCAACACAATGGTGAGGGCTACGGCCTCGGCCGAGCGTGTGCAGGAGGTTCTTTCTGAAAAGCCCGCCATGCGCGAACCGGAAATGCCCATAGCCGAAAGGCCTGATGGCAGCGTGGCCTTTGAGAATGTTTCTTTCTCCTATATTCACTCACCTGAAAAGTCGCTGGACAATGTATCCTTCAGTCTTGAAAGCGGCCAGGTACTGGGTATCATCGGGGCAACAGGCTCCGGCAAATCCACTCTGGTCAGCCTGATTCCAAGATTTTACGACGTCATCGGAGGGCGGGTGCTCGTGGGGGGAAGGGATGTGCGAAACCAGAAAACCTCCGAGCTTCGCGAAGCCATCGGCATGGTCCCCCAAAAGTCATTGCTGTTCTCCGGCACTATTCGGGATAACCTGAAGTGGGGAGATCCTGACGCTGACGATAGGGCACTCGATGCCGTAGCGCATGCGGCCTGTGCCGATGAATTTATAAACAGCTTCTCCAAGGGTTACGACACGGTTTTGGGGCAGGGCGGTGTAAACCTGTCCGGCGGGCAGAAGCAGCGGCTCTCCATCGCCAGAGCGCTGATCCGCCATCCCGCCATACTGGTGATGGACGACAGTACCAGCGCCCTTGACGCCACCACCGAGGCGGTTGTTATGAACCGTATCCAGGAATACGCCAGAGGAACCACGGTGATCCTCATCAGCCAGCGCATCGCCTCGGTCATGCGGGCGGATAAAATCCTCTGCATGGATGAGGGGCGCGTCTCCGGGCTCGGCCCCCATGAAGCACTTATGGCGGAAAGCCCGGTCTACCGTGAAATCTATAAATCCCAGATAGGAGATGATGAACATGCCAGCCGCTGA
- a CDS encoding ABC transporter ATP-binding protein, which produces MPAADPAGLPPVKRSPGKHRMAEVVKPKNMKGTLSRLWSLTKGHRQGLWLVFTLSGLASLSAMLTPLLIGKIIDSINNGHLSVMLLAFLLLAYIGDWAVRFAQNYIMASVSQRMICYIRKALFDVMKDLPLAFFDRSPHGDLMSRLTNDIDNISSTISDSLAQLMMLVFTFAGVLGIMLALNVWLTLAALAVVPLVFLLTRTVTRVTRRLFKKQQAALGRLDGEIEETISGLTLVKAYGREEAVIEEFEKNNAALCDVGTKAQVWSGYLMPLMNVIKNLSFISVSIASGVMAARGMVSIGTISSFLLYSRQFTRPLNDIASIYNVFQTAVAGAERIFEIFDEIPEPPDIPDALPIVSPKGDVAFEHVCFGYDPDIPILKDVSFKASAGTRMAVVGATGAGKTTIISLLTRFYDVTDGQILLDGHDLRDYRLEDLRRCFGVVLQDTALFHMSILENIRYGREDAEDSAVIEAARAAGAHGFISRLPEGYQTLITDGGGSLSQGERQLITIARAILADAPILILDEATSSVDTRTESRRQKAMLRLTEGRTSFIIAHRLSTIRDANQILLLENGHVAEMGSHQELMALGGIYSRMYKTQLGIDD; this is translated from the coding sequence ATGCCAGCCGCTGATCCCGCAGGACTGCCCCCAGTCAAACGCTCTCCCGGCAAACACAGGATGGCTGAGGTGGTCAAGCCTAAAAACATGAAAGGGACACTGTCCAGGCTCTGGAGCCTGACCAAAGGCCACCGTCAGGGCCTGTGGCTGGTTTTTACCCTGTCGGGGCTGGCTTCACTGTCTGCCATGCTGACACCTCTGCTGATCGGAAAGATCATTGACAGCATCAACAACGGCCACCTGTCCGTCATGCTCCTCGCTTTTCTGCTCCTGGCCTACATCGGTGACTGGGCTGTCCGTTTTGCCCAGAACTACATCATGGCCTCAGTATCCCAGCGCATGATCTGTTATATCCGCAAAGCACTGTTCGACGTGATGAAGGACCTGCCGCTGGCCTTCTTTGACCGAAGCCCTCACGGTGATCTCATGAGCCGCCTGACCAACGATATCGACAATATCAGCTCCACCATCTCAGATTCGCTGGCGCAGCTCATGATGCTGGTCTTTACTTTTGCGGGAGTCCTCGGTATTATGCTCGCCCTCAATGTGTGGCTGACACTGGCCGCCCTGGCGGTGGTGCCTCTGGTCTTTTTACTGACCCGCACCGTCACCCGCGTTACCCGCAGGCTGTTTAAAAAGCAGCAGGCAGCTCTGGGCCGTCTGGATGGAGAAATTGAGGAGACCATCTCGGGGCTCACTCTGGTTAAGGCCTACGGCAGAGAGGAGGCGGTCATCGAGGAATTTGAGAAAAATAACGCGGCGCTCTGCGATGTTGGCACCAAGGCACAGGTGTGGTCCGGCTATCTCATGCCGCTCATGAATGTGATTAAAAACCTCAGCTTTATATCGGTCTCCATTGCCAGCGGTGTCATGGCTGCCAGAGGAATGGTGAGCATCGGGACCATCTCGAGCTTTCTGCTCTACTCAAGACAGTTTACACGCCCCCTCAACGATATCGCGAGCATCTATAACGTCTTTCAGACCGCTGTGGCCGGCGCCGAACGGATTTTTGAAATTTTTGATGAGATCCCGGAACCTCCTGATATTCCAGACGCACTGCCCATTGTCAGTCCAAAAGGCGACGTGGCCTTTGAACATGTCTGTTTCGGTTATGATCCAGACATCCCCATCCTTAAGGATGTAAGCTTTAAAGCCAGCGCCGGAACCCGCATGGCGGTCGTCGGCGCGACTGGAGCCGGGAAAACCACGATCATCAGTCTCCTGACACGTTTCTATGATGTCACAGATGGACAGATTCTTCTGGACGGCCATGACCTCAGGGATTACCGACTGGAGGACCTGAGGCGCTGCTTCGGCGTTGTACTTCAGGATACAGCGCTGTTTCATATGAGTATTCTTGAAAATATCCGGTATGGGCGGGAGGATGCAGAGGACAGCGCTGTTATCGAAGCAGCCAGAGCCGCAGGCGCCCACGGTTTTATCAGCCGCCTGCCTGAGGGCTATCAGACCCTTATCACCGACGGCGGCGGAAGCCTGAGCCAGGGTGAGCGCCAGCTCATCACCATTGCCCGCGCGATTCTGGCCGACGCGCCCATCCTCATCCTCGATGAGGCCACCAGCTCTGTCGACACCCGGACTGAAAGCCGGAGACAGAAAGCCATGCTGCGGCTTACCGAGGGCCGAACCTCCTTCATCATCGCGCACCGACTGTCCACGATCCGGGACGCCAACCAGATTCTCCTGCTGGAAAATGGCCATGTCGCCGAGATGGGGAGCCATCAGGAGCTCATGGCCCTGGGCGGCATTTACAGCCGCATGTATAAAACCCAGCTTGGCATTGATGATTGA
- a CDS encoding LuxR C-terminal-related transcriptional regulator: protein MRTARQTADRLAQGGSGAIYLHRGSGWKWKTVSALLWLNASKRKPVWIGLDPYDNTPPIFYKQLATGLFSLQPENEAMYRVLVSPAFSASPVEHTVRLISEMLPDNGQYALVLDDMHLITNAEVLKSLPFLLRRLPKGFVVLLLSRHNLPEAFTSLVSNENTGIITPEQLRFSRDEILSYFERLGFPITQEQSAFVLDATDGWAIGVNAMAKSGEVRPGKGGQDFAWYFETQLWDKWEPELREFCLKTAVVNEFDPELAEAMTGRADAAEVMSYLSRTNSFLSLLHGNTYRFHHLFQDFLRERLLKSGINATSLYKTAAMYYRDRRDYSRALRFWMDSGDYKGIDSYLYLFLFENNRGVVAEYADFLRAFFVKPIPERAYREFPALHVLSAWYYYLTSCYEEYGRHMDAIIRKLPAIAKADTKFVEYAILAYSVDHRVSMRTKVRRFSLFSRFVQKYTPGGLATSIASFTHNLPYMHRSNLDYSELSADPGILDKIDKTFAPLLGEEWLYIRPGIEACFMYERSQLSEALEQLKVTTAHMSEESKIEGRICVTLLWHRILWQLGRFQEAETASRELTLLVDREAQFFLPNLAAYQTRLMLMDGDAPSAREWLDHYFVVETSHIELFRVYQHFTTARAHIILENAEEAHRLLSLLLDYGENLNRPLDAAEAGTLLSVLKWQQGSHEEAADLLEKALSVLQPYRFIRVVADEGAAVLPVLKRLMTRVEKESYEGRLTRAFVQEHILAAYSQSKTHRGLLSRPATSPKNIKLSRQQKYMLELLSQGYRNADIARITGLALPTIKSHTSLAYKKLEVNNALDAVLKARELGIIK from the coding sequence ATGCGCACCGCGCGGCAGACTGCTGACCGCCTTGCGCAGGGCGGAAGCGGGGCGATTTATTTACATCGGGGCTCCGGCTGGAAGTGGAAAACCGTCTCTGCGCTTTTATGGCTCAACGCTTCAAAGCGGAAACCTGTCTGGATTGGTCTTGATCCCTATGACAACACGCCGCCGATATTTTATAAACAGCTGGCCACAGGGCTTTTTTCATTGCAGCCTGAAAACGAGGCCATGTACAGAGTATTGGTAAGCCCTGCCTTCTCAGCCTCGCCGGTGGAGCACACGGTGCGTCTCATATCTGAAATGCTGCCGGATAATGGCCAGTATGCGCTCGTCCTGGACGATATGCACCTGATCACCAACGCGGAAGTCTTAAAATCCCTTCCTTTTCTGCTCAGGCGGCTGCCTAAAGGTTTTGTCGTCCTTCTGCTCTCCCGCCACAATCTGCCGGAAGCCTTTACCTCGCTGGTTTCGAATGAGAACACCGGCATTATCACTCCCGAACAGCTTCGATTTTCCAGAGATGAGATACTGAGCTATTTTGAACGCCTGGGCTTTCCCATCACACAGGAGCAGTCTGCCTTTGTGCTCGATGCGACAGATGGATGGGCTATCGGTGTCAACGCCATGGCAAAATCGGGTGAAGTCCGTCCGGGAAAGGGCGGACAGGATTTTGCCTGGTATTTTGAAACCCAGCTCTGGGACAAATGGGAGCCTGAGCTGCGGGAATTTTGTCTAAAAACAGCCGTCGTCAATGAATTTGATCCCGAGCTTGCCGAGGCAATGACCGGCCGCGCGGACGCTGCGGAAGTCATGTCTTATTTGAGCCGCACCAACTCTTTTTTAAGCCTGCTTCATGGAAATACTTACCGTTTCCACCATCTTTTTCAGGATTTTCTAAGGGAACGGCTGCTTAAAAGCGGTATTAATGCTACTTCCCTGTATAAAACAGCGGCAATGTATTACAGAGACCGTCGCGACTATTCCCGGGCGCTGCGATTCTGGATGGACAGCGGTGATTATAAAGGCATTGACAGCTATCTGTATCTATTTCTCTTTGAAAATAACCGCGGCGTGGTGGCCGAGTATGCAGATTTTCTGCGCGCTTTTTTTGTAAAACCGATCCCTGAAAGGGCTTACCGTGAATTCCCGGCACTCCATGTCCTGAGCGCATGGTACTACTACCTGACCAGCTGCTATGAGGAATATGGCCGTCATATGGATGCCATTATAAGAAAGCTGCCGGCCATCGCAAAGGCAGACACCAAATTTGTGGAATACGCGATTCTGGCCTACAGCGTAGATCATCGGGTGAGTATGCGGACCAAGGTGCGCCGTTTCAGTCTTTTCAGCCGGTTTGTCCAAAAATATACGCCTGGGGGGCTGGCCACCTCCATCGCATCCTTTACTCACAATCTGCCTTACATGCACCGAAGTAATCTTGACTATTCGGAGCTGTCCGCTGACCCGGGCATCCTGGATAAAATCGATAAAACCTTTGCCCCTCTTCTGGGGGAGGAGTGGCTGTATATTCGTCCCGGGATTGAGGCCTGTTTCATGTATGAGCGCAGCCAGCTGAGCGAGGCACTGGAGCAGCTTAAGGTGACCACAGCCCATATGTCTGAGGAAAGTAAAATTGAGGGGCGTATCTGCGTGACGCTTCTCTGGCACCGTATCCTATGGCAGCTTGGAAGGTTTCAGGAGGCCGAAACTGCATCGCGTGAGCTGACGCTGCTGGTGGATCGGGAGGCACAATTTTTTCTGCCAAACCTGGCGGCCTACCAGACGCGTCTGATGCTTATGGATGGCGATGCACCATCGGCACGGGAATGGCTTGATCACTATTTTGTCGTTGAGACCAGTCACATTGAGTTGTTTCGGGTCTACCAGCACTTCACAACAGCGCGCGCTCATATTATTTTGGAAAATGCAGAGGAAGCCCACAGACTGTTAAGCCTTCTTCTGGACTACGGTGAAAATTTGAACCGTCCTCTGGATGCTGCCGAAGCAGGTACTCTGCTGTCCGTTCTAAAATGGCAGCAGGGAAGCCATGAAGAGGCTGCAGATTTGCTGGAAAAGGCGCTGTCCGTTCTTCAGCCCTACCGCTTTATCCGAGTGGTTGCTGACGAAGGCGCCGCAGTCCTCCCTGTCCTTAAACGACTGATGACCAGGGTAGAAAAAGAAAGCTACGAAGGCCGCCTGACGCGCGCTTTTGTCCAGGAGCATATTCTGGCTGCCTACAGCCAGTCCAAGACGCACAGAGGATTGCTTTCCAGGCCAGCCACCTCCCCAAAAAATATTAAACTTTCCAGACAGCAGAAGTATATGCTCGAGCTGTTGTCCCAGGGCTATAGAAACGCCGATATCGCCCGAATCACAGGTCTGGCGCTTCCAACCATCAAAAGCCACACTTCCCTTGCCTACAAAAAGCTGGAGGTAAATAACGCTCTGGATGCAGTGCTGAAAGCACGGGAGCTGGGTATCATAAAATAA
- a CDS encoding alkyl/aryl-sulfatase has protein sequence MKRSKLFIFVGLTAALFTFSSCTGGKTGTPLDASAKEATKTTQDKNKEVYALLDFSDEQEKSFAEKGLIAAPESLELKDEKGKVVWSQKAYSFVENADAPATVNPSLWRNTQLNHLYGLFEVADGIYQVRGYDMTNITFIKGDTGWIVFDPLMSTECSAAAMQLVNENLGERPVTAVVMSHPHVDHYGGIKGIISEEEVASRNIPIIVPEGFEEHAVSENVYAGNAMGRRAGYQYGTILDDSATGSMSIGIGMGQSTGTISYISPNDTIKQTGETRTVDGVTMEFQLTPGTEAPVEMNTWFADKKALWIAENCTGTLHNLYTLRGAQIRDGNAWAEYIMEAMTRYGKDAEVVFQSHNWPHWGNDVINRYLENTAAMYKFINDQTLMYINQGYTSDEISNMITLPESLEKNWYTRQYYGTVAHNAKAVYQKYMGWYDANPVNLNPLTPSDSAKKYVEYMGDTGEVLKKARVDFDKGEYQWVAEITNVLVFADPDNQEARYLCADALEQLGYQAESGTWRNAYLSGAKELREGTITDTALKANSSADLKKSMTPEMMMDYMGILTDSNAAQDVNLKINLNFTDTDPYLLRVDSGVLLYQKGVQADDADATLTLPRVAMFTILNKDEAKQQETIRIEGDQDILKKLTEHMVTFEYFFNIVEP, from the coding sequence GTGAAAAGATCAAAGCTATTCATATTCGTGGGACTTACGGCTGCGCTGTTTACATTTTCATCCTGTACAGGTGGAAAAACAGGGACGCCGCTTGATGCCTCAGCCAAGGAAGCCACCAAAACCACTCAGGATAAAAACAAAGAGGTCTACGCCCTGCTGGACTTCTCCGACGAGCAGGAAAAATCCTTTGCCGAAAAAGGGCTCATCGCGGCGCCAGAGTCCCTTGAGCTCAAAGATGAAAAGGGCAAGGTGGTTTGGAGCCAGAAGGCCTACAGCTTTGTGGAGAACGCGGACGCGCCCGCCACAGTCAACCCCAGTCTGTGGCGGAATACCCAGCTTAACCATTTATACGGCCTCTTTGAGGTGGCTGACGGTATCTATCAGGTGCGGGGCTATGATATGACCAATATTACCTTTATCAAGGGCGATACAGGCTGGATTGTCTTCGACCCGCTCATGAGCACCGAGTGCTCCGCAGCGGCCATGCAGCTGGTCAACGAAAACCTGGGAGAACGACCCGTCACTGCTGTGGTCATGAGCCATCCTCATGTAGACCATTACGGCGGTATCAAGGGCATTATCAGTGAGGAGGAGGTTGCGTCCAGAAACATCCCCATCATTGTGCCCGAGGGCTTTGAGGAACACGCGGTCAGCGAAAACGTCTATGCCGGCAACGCTATGGGGCGGCGCGCGGGCTATCAGTACGGCACCATTCTGGATGACAGCGCCACTGGCTCCATGTCCATCGGTATCGGAATGGGGCAGTCCACCGGAACCATTTCGTACATTTCACCCAACGACACCATTAAACAGACCGGTGAAACCCGGACAGTGGACGGCGTGACCATGGAATTCCAGCTGACACCGGGAACCGAAGCCCCTGTGGAAATGAACACCTGGTTTGCGGATAAAAAGGCGCTCTGGATCGCTGAAAACTGTACCGGAACCCTTCACAATCTCTACACCCTGCGCGGCGCCCAGATACGCGACGGCAACGCCTGGGCCGAGTATATCATGGAGGCGATGACCCGCTACGGAAAAGACGCGGAGGTGGTGTTCCAGTCTCACAACTGGCCGCACTGGGGAAATGACGTGATCAACCGTTATCTGGAAAACACCGCGGCCATGTATAAGTTCATCAATGATCAAACCCTGATGTATATCAATCAGGGCTATACCTCCGATGAAATTTCCAACATGATCACACTGCCGGAGTCTCTGGAAAAAAACTGGTATACCCGCCAGTATTACGGCACGGTTGCCCATAACGCCAAAGCCGTCTACCAGAAATACATGGGCTGGTACGACGCCAATCCGGTAAACCTGAACCCGCTCACACCCAGCGACAGCGCTAAAAAATATGTCGAATACATGGGCGATACCGGCGAGGTGCTCAAAAAGGCAAGGGTCGATTTTGACAAGGGCGAATACCAATGGGTCGCTGAGATCACCAATGTACTGGTCTTTGCCGATCCAGACAATCAGGAAGCCCGCTATCTGTGCGCTGACGCTCTGGAGCAGCTTGGCTATCAGGCGGAATCGGGCACCTGGCGCAACGCTTATCTGTCCGGCGCTAAAGAGCTGAGAGAGGGGACCATAACCGATACAGCCCTCAAAGCCAACAGCAGTGCAGACCTCAAAAAGTCCATGACGCCTGAGATGATGATGGATTATATGGGAATCCTGACAGATTCCAACGCGGCGCAGGACGTCAACCTGAAAATCAACCTCAATTTCACCGATACCGATCCCTACCTGCTGCGTGTGGATTCTGGTGTGCTTCTGTACCAGAAAGGCGTACAGGCAGACGACGCAGACGCAACCCTGACACTGCCGAGGGTTGCCATGTTTACCATTCTGAATAAAGATGAAGCCAAACAGCAGGAGACCATCCGGATCGAGGGAGATCAGGATATCCTAAAAAAACTGACAGAGCACATGGTGACCTTTGAGTATTTTTTCAATATTGTCGAACCATAA
- a CDS encoding TIGR03960 family B12-binding radical SAM protein, producing MHYDKELINKKVLPLVTKPITYQGNEVGAVHKDLKDTTIRYAFAFPDTYEVGMSHLGMKILYSLLNDQEDIWCERVFAPWVDMEEQMRSREIPLYALESMDPISAFDFVGFTLQYEMSYTNLINMLELGGIPLLSKDRSEDMPFIMAGGPCAYNPEPLADFVDIFVIGEAEESILELMDAYRRFKSEGGTREDYLKKAAAIEGVYVPAFYEAAYHEDGTLKAFTPLIGEAPRKIRKRFIKNLDNAYYPKAYVVPYTETVHDRVSYEIFRGCGRGCRFCQAGMIYRPIREKSLNTIEEGIKTLLKTTGYEEISLASLSSGDYSKIETLIEDLVFDYEDQCIGVSLPSLRIDSLSIDMLEQIQKIRKTGITLAPEAGTQRMRDVINKGVTEENLLSTVRTAFERGWGHIKLYFMIGLPTETEADIAGIADLGQKVLDEYYAVPREERNKAVKIVLSTSCFVPKPFTPFQWFGQNTGDQFIEKQKMLKSLIKDRKISYNWHDGSLSYLEAVFARGDRRLGRVLLKAHEAGCKFDGWQEHYDHQKWLSVFEEAGVDPDFYALRSRSFDELLPWDFIDIGVTKEFLQKEWEKSTEEALTPYCREGCSNCGVMQFSKGWKCHEHYTV from the coding sequence ATGCATTACGATAAAGAATTAATCAATAAAAAGGTGCTGCCCCTGGTGACAAAGCCCATCACCTACCAGGGCAATGAGGTGGGAGCCGTCCATAAGGACCTCAAGGATACCACGATCCGGTACGCCTTTGCCTTTCCCGATACCTACGAGGTGGGAATGTCCCATCTGGGCATGAAAATACTGTACAGCCTGCTAAACGACCAAGAGGATATCTGGTGTGAACGGGTCTTTGCACCCTGGGTAGATATGGAGGAGCAGATGCGCAGCCGGGAGATCCCACTTTACGCGCTGGAATCCATGGACCCCATTTCAGCGTTTGATTTTGTGGGCTTTACCCTCCAGTACGAGATGAGCTACACTAATCTCATTAATATGCTGGAGCTTGGCGGCATCCCTCTGCTCTCAAAAGACCGCAGCGAGGATATGCCTTTTATTATGGCGGGCGGCCCCTGCGCCTACAATCCCGAGCCACTGGCCGATTTTGTGGATATTTTTGTCATCGGTGAGGCCGAGGAATCCATCCTTGAGCTCATGGACGCATACCGGCGCTTTAAGTCAGAGGGTGGTACAAGAGAAGATTATCTGAAAAAAGCAGCGGCCATCGAGGGGGTCTACGTCCCAGCCTTTTACGAAGCGGCTTATCATGAGGACGGCACCTTAAAGGCCTTCACACCGCTTATCGGAGAAGCGCCCCGCAAAATTCGCAAGCGTTTTATAAAAAACCTTGATAATGCCTACTATCCCAAAGCATATGTTGTGCCTTACACCGAAACCGTCCACGACCGGGTGAGCTATGAAATTTTCAGAGGCTGCGGCCGAGGCTGCCGTTTCTGCCAGGCGGGAATGATCTACCGCCCGATCCGCGAGAAAAGCCTGAACACCATCGAGGAGGGGATTAAGACCCTGCTTAAAACAACAGGTTATGAGGAAATTTCACTGGCGTCACTGAGCTCCGGTGACTATTCAAAAATTGAGACCCTGATCGAGGATCTGGTTTTTGATTATGAAGACCAATGTATAGGTGTATCTCTGCCGTCGCTGCGCATCGACTCCCTGAGCATTGATATGCTGGAGCAGATTCAGAAAATAAGGAAAACCGGCATCACCCTTGCGCCGGAGGCCGGTACCCAGCGTATGCGGGATGTCATCAATAAAGGGGTGACCGAGGAAAATCTTTTAAGCACAGTGCGCACCGCCTTTGAACGCGGCTGGGGCCATATCAAACTTTATTTTATGATCGGCCTGCCCACAGAAACCGAAGCCGATATTGCCGGAATCGCTGACCTGGGGCAAAAGGTTCTGGATGAATACTACGCTGTGCCGAGAGAAGAACGCAATAAAGCCGTGAAAATTGTGCTGAGCACCTCCTGTTTTGTACCCAAGCCTTTTACCCCCTTCCAGTGGTTTGGACAAAATACCGGTGACCAGTTTATCGAAAAACAGAAAATGCTGAAATCCCTGATTAAAGACCGCAAAATTTCCTACAACTGGCACGACGGCTCCCTGAGCTATCTGGAAGCCGTGTTTGCAAGGGGTGACCGCCGTTTGGGCAGGGTGCTCCTGAAAGCCCACGAGGCAGGCTGTAAGTTTGACGGCTGGCAGGAGCATTACGACCATCAAAAATGGCTCTCTGTTTTTGAGGAGGCCGGGGTCGATCCGGATTTCTATGCCCTGCGAAGCCGCAGCTTTGATGAACTGCTGCCCTGGGATTTTATTGACATCGGTGTGACAAAGGAATTCCTGCAAAAGGAATGGGAAAAATCAACAGAAGAGGCTCTGACGCCTTATTGCCGTGAGGGCTGTAGCAACTGCGGCGTCATGCAATTCAGTAAAGGATGGAAATGCCATGAGCACTATACGGTTTAA
- a CDS encoding TIGR03936 family radical SAM-associated protein: MSTIRFKFTRGEELRFISHLDQQRLFQRAFRRAGLNIAHSNGFNPHPKLSFALAMSVGLMSDSEYGDVVLTRDIDLMEFTKRLNAALPEGLKVVEARRIPQGKTSLSASLTDSRYRIDVALEDGMDEASLSDILNTYKSLDEVILEKRNKKGKLVPKNIRPFIQDIRVLSIQEGNAELELRLKYLEQQSVKPELVLQTVNQSVKPCFVIDPTIVMTREALNLKS, encoded by the coding sequence ATGAGCACTATACGGTTTAAATTCACACGCGGCGAGGAGCTGCGCTTTATTTCGCATTTAGATCAGCAGCGTCTGTTCCAGCGGGCCTTTCGCCGGGCCGGGCTCAATATTGCCCACTCAAACGGCTTTAACCCACATCCTAAACTGTCCTTTGCCCTGGCCATGTCTGTCGGGCTCATGAGCGACAGCGAGTACGGTGATGTGGTGCTGACCCGCGATATTGATCTGATGGAATTTACCAAAAGGCTGAACGCTGCACTGCCTGAGGGCCTGAAAGTGGTGGAGGCCAGAAGAATCCCCCAGGGAAAAACCTCTCTGAGCGCATCTTTAACAGACAGCCGCTACCGGATTGATGTCGCGTTGGAAGACGGAATGGATGAGGCGTCTCTATCGGATATTTTAAATACCTACAAGTCCCTTGATGAGGTAATACTTGAAAAAAGAAATAAAAAGGGGAAGCTGGTTCCCAAAAATATCCGGCCTTTTATCCAGGATATCCGGGTTCTTTCCATACAGGAAGGAAATGCCGAGCTTGAGCTCAGGCTTAAATACCTTGAGCAGCAGAGCGTAAAGCCCGAGCTGGTTCTGCAGACTGTTAACCAGTCCGTAAAACCCTGCTTTGTCATAGACCCGACCATTGTCATGACCCGTGAAGCGCTGAACCTTAAATCCTGA